In Mytilus edulis chromosome 6, xbMytEdul2.2, whole genome shotgun sequence, the following proteins share a genomic window:
- the LOC139528686 gene encoding uncharacterized protein, whose amino-acid sequence MASAIRTTIIDIRKAHERLKPYIHHTPVFTSSTFDKLIGRKAFFKAENLQKTGSFKARGALNSVLLLKEKNPALPGVVTHSSGNHGQGLAWAAKTAGVKCCVVIPNNAPKSKADAIKGYGAELVWCEPTPKDREETCARMAKEKGLEIVPPYDHYNVIAGQGTLALELMEQVPELDAILVPISGGGMISGIAIAAKSVKDDVKVFAVEPEGKMVESCLKEGKRLWPNPPRFLSTIADGIRLQQLGHLTFPIMLDLVEKEVFTIKDEDMIEGMKFSFQHMKLVIEAASGAAVAAAMSDKLRNMDPSIKNIGVILCGGNVDINQLPWYGKS is encoded by the exons ATGGCATCAGCAATCAGGACGACGATAATAGACATAAGGAAAGCACATGAACGGTTGAAACCATACATTCACCATACTCCAGTGTTCACAAGTTCAACGTTTGACAAGTTAATAGGCAGAAAAGCATTTTTTAAAGCTGAGAACTTACAGAAAACTGGCTCTTTTAAAGCTAGAGGTGCATTAAATTCT GTGTTACTATTGAAAGAAAAGAATCCAGCATTACCTGGTGTT GTAACCCACAGCAGTGGTAATCATGGACAAGGCTTGGCTTGGGCAGCTAAAACAGCTGGTGTtaaatgttgtgttgtcattccCAACAATGCACCCAAATCTAAAGCTGATGCAATAAAGGGTTATGGTGCTGAACTGGTATGGTGTGAACCGACTCCAAAGGACAG aGAGGAAACCTGTGCAAGAATGGCAAAAGAAAAAGGATTAGAGATTGTTCCACCTTATGACCATTATAATGTGATTGCAGGACAG GGCACTCTGGCTTTAGAATTAATGGAGCAGGTACCAGAATTAGATGCTATACTGGTACCTATAAGTGGTGGTGGAATGATTTCTGGGATAGCTATTGCTGCTAAAAGTGTCAAAGATGATGTAAAAG TGTTTGCGGTAGAGCCTGAAGGAAAGATGGTTGAATCATGTCTGAAAGAGG GTAAAAGACTATGGCCTAATCCACCTAGGTTTTTAAGCACAATAGCAGATGGTATTAGACTACAACAGTTGGGTCACCTGACCTTCCCTATAATGTTAGATCTTGTGGAGAAAGAAGTGTTCACTATT AAAGATGAAGACATGATAGAAGGAATGAAGTTCTCTTTCCAGCATATGAAG TTGGTTATAGAAGCAGCTTCTGGGGCCGCAGTTGCTGCTGCAATGTCAGACAAACTACGGAACATGGACCCTAGTATAAAGAATATCGGTGTTATATTGTGTGGTGGTAATGTAGATATCAACCAACTACCATGGTATGGTAAAAGTTAA